A window of the Cystobacter fuscus genome harbors these coding sequences:
- a CDS encoding mersacidin/lichenicidin family type 2 lantibiotic yields the protein MKKTIQAWKDEDFRLSLTEEERAQLPANPAGIVELSDEALDSLLSGGKQVSSCCWESC from the coding sequence ATGAAGAAGACGATCCAGGCGTGGAAGGATGAGGATTTCCGTCTGTCCCTGACCGAGGAGGAGCGCGCTCAGCTGCCGGCCAACCCGGCCGGTATCGTGGAGCTCTCTGACGAGGCCCTGGACAGCCTGCTGTCTGGCGGTAAGCAGGTGTCGTCGTGCTGTTGGGAAAGCTGCTAG
- a CDS encoding peptidase domain-containing ABC transporter: MTGSGRAPSSIASSLWRRLFPPRPPLVLQATATDCGAACLARILAHAGRPTSVAECQDRLGVTRDGVRPRMFVDAARELGLRAKVFSTDLEHLGQIRLPAIAHWNFNHFVVIEQWSPKGAELFDPVVGRRHVSAQEFSKGFTGVVLTFEPGPEFMTGGPLPSPWSTFLRPLLGNRAVKGLALQVLAASLLLQVLGLAVPLMTQVLVDHVLPLRGFSMMALLGVGMVAVTLSQAVTGYLRNVLLVSLKGRFDEHLLLGMLGHLLRLPFRFFMQRTSGDLLARLSSAGMIREVLTNQTLTTVLDGSLMVTYLAILSFQAPLFGAVVFGLGVLQLMLVLMTAGRMRELLNRGLTTEAEFQSFTVQAFKGMALVKASAAEELTLRFWSSLFHRQLDASLERGHLTAFINALLNALRTFAPLALLWLGAIQVLDGKMGLGTMLALNAIAAAVLTPLAQLVTTGQQLHLAGAHISRILDVLEAEPEPQPVTTRPTPRLRGHIHLENVGFRYGRGSAPVLSGLSFTIEPGQKVAVVGRSGCGKSTLGSLLLGLLEPTEGRILYDGLPLRELDVRQVRAQFGVVMQEPLLFSGSLRENVSLNAPGIALGQVEEALRLAALEQEVQRMPMRHETWIGEGGAGLSGGQRQRLALARALASRPTLLLLDEATSHLDTATEAQVDANLGIMSCTRIIIAHRLSTVRSADLILVLDQGRLVEQGTHDTLMKRNGLYAALARGQAADATPTPPREARGETDLAQEPGARA; this comes from the coding sequence ATGACCGGATCTGGACGCGCTCCCTCCTCTATTGCGAGCAGCTTGTGGCGGCGGCTCTTTCCTCCCCGCCCGCCGCTGGTGCTCCAGGCCACGGCGACCGACTGTGGCGCGGCGTGTCTGGCGCGCATCCTCGCCCACGCCGGACGGCCCACCTCCGTGGCGGAGTGCCAGGATCGGCTGGGCGTGACCCGGGACGGAGTCCGGCCCCGCATGTTCGTGGATGCGGCGCGCGAGCTGGGACTCCGGGCCAAGGTCTTCTCCACCGACCTCGAGCACCTCGGGCAGATCCGGCTGCCGGCGATCGCCCACTGGAACTTCAACCACTTCGTCGTCATCGAACAGTGGTCGCCGAAGGGCGCGGAGCTCTTCGATCCGGTGGTGGGGCGGCGCCACGTGTCCGCCCAGGAGTTCAGCAAGGGCTTCACGGGCGTGGTGCTGACGTTCGAGCCGGGTCCGGAGTTCATGACCGGAGGACCCCTGCCCTCCCCGTGGAGCACGTTCCTGCGCCCGCTGCTGGGCAACCGGGCCGTGAAGGGGCTGGCGCTCCAGGTCCTGGCCGCCTCGCTGCTCCTGCAGGTGCTGGGGCTGGCAGTGCCGTTGATGACCCAGGTGCTGGTGGACCATGTCCTGCCGCTGCGCGGCTTCAGCATGATGGCCCTGCTGGGCGTGGGCATGGTGGCCGTCACCCTCTCCCAGGCGGTGACGGGCTACCTGCGCAACGTGCTGCTCGTGTCCCTCAAGGGACGCTTCGATGAACATCTGTTGCTCGGAATGCTGGGCCACCTGCTGCGGCTGCCCTTCCGCTTCTTCATGCAGCGCACCAGCGGGGATCTGCTCGCGCGGCTGAGCAGCGCGGGGATGATCCGGGAGGTGCTGACCAACCAGACGCTGACCACCGTGCTCGATGGCTCGCTGATGGTCACCTACCTCGCCATCCTCTCCTTCCAGGCGCCGCTCTTCGGCGCGGTGGTGTTCGGCCTGGGGGTGCTCCAGTTGATGCTGGTGCTCATGACGGCCGGCCGCATGCGCGAGCTGCTCAACCGTGGCCTCACCACCGAGGCCGAGTTCCAGAGCTTCACCGTCCAGGCCTTCAAGGGAATGGCCCTGGTCAAGGCCTCCGCGGCGGAGGAGCTGACGCTGCGCTTCTGGTCGTCACTGTTCCACCGGCAGCTCGACGCGTCGCTGGAGCGGGGCCATCTGACGGCCTTCATCAACGCGCTGCTCAACGCCCTGCGCACCTTCGCGCCGCTGGCGCTGCTGTGGCTCGGAGCAATCCAGGTGCTCGACGGGAAGATGGGCCTGGGCACGATGCTGGCGCTGAACGCCATCGCCGCCGCCGTCCTCACGCCGCTGGCGCAGCTGGTCACCACCGGGCAGCAGTTGCACCTGGCGGGGGCCCACATCTCGCGCATCCTGGATGTGCTCGAGGCCGAGCCAGAGCCCCAGCCGGTGACGACCCGGCCCACTCCGCGGCTGCGCGGGCACATCCACCTGGAGAACGTGGGCTTCCGCTATGGCAGGGGGAGCGCCCCGGTGCTCTCGGGCCTCTCCTTCACCATCGAGCCCGGACAGAAGGTGGCGGTGGTGGGTCGCAGCGGCTGCGGCAAGAGCACCCTGGGCAGCCTCCTGCTCGGACTCCTCGAGCCCACCGAGGGACGCATCCTCTATGACGGTCTGCCGCTGCGGGAGCTGGACGTGCGCCAGGTGCGCGCCCAGTTCGGCGTGGTGATGCAGGAGCCGCTGCTCTTCAGCGGCTCGCTCCGGGAAAATGTCTCGCTCAACGCACCCGGGATCGCACTGGGCCAGGTGGAGGAGGCCCTCCGCCTCGCGGCGCTGGAGCAGGAAGTCCAGCGGATGCCGATGCGCCACGAGACGTGGATCGGCGAGGGTGGAGCGGGGCTGTCCGGCGGTCAGCGTCAACGGCTGGCGCTGGCGCGCGCACTGGCGTCGCGCCCGACCCTGCTGCTGCTCGACGAGGCCACCAGCCATCTGGATACCGCCACGGAAGCGCAGGTGGACGCGAACCTGGGTATCATGTCATGCACACGCATCATCATCGCGCACCGGTTGAGCACCGTGCGCAGCGCGGACCTCATCCTCGTGCTGGATCAGGGACGGCTCGTCGAGCAGGGAACGCATGACACGCTCATGAAGCGCAATGGACTTTATGCCGCCCTGGCCCGTGGCCAGGCAGCGGATGCGACCCCCACGCCTCCACGCGAGGCCCGGGGCGAAACGGATCTGGCGCAGGAGCCAGGAGCAAGGGCCTGA